The DNA sequence AGGGTACAATGGTTTTCGAGCCCTTACCTGTATATCCAGAGTAGAGACCTGAAACGTTTAATGATGGTTCTAGATAGAGTTTTCTGAGGGCATCATAGCCTTTAACGCCTCCAACGAACTCTCTTAAGCCTAGCTCTCTAGCCATTTCCTCAAGTTCTGAGAGATCCATTTTCCTTATCAGCTCCTCCCCAAGCCTTATGAACTCAGGATCTATGTCATCATAGAAGCCAGGCACATAGATCTTCCCATTCTCATCCTTTAAAAGGGTTAGAAGCTTAGCCATTCTCCACACAGGATTAGGTACGAGAGGAGCATTACCGCTATGTACATCTCTAGATGGTCCCCTTAATATGATTTCTATATATAGCATGCCTTTAAAACCTAAAGTAATTCCGAGTCTTCCATCCCTTCTCACATATCCTGTCTCCCATATACCGCCATCTGATCTGATCCATGACTTGTTATCTTCAACAATCTTACCTATAGTCGGGGATCCTATTTCCTCTTCACCCTCGATCAACATCTTGATCTTTAGATCCATCGTATCTAGATACGGGGATAGAGCATCTAGAGCACAGATCCTCGCAGCTATATTACCCTTATTATCCGCAACACCTCTTCCAAATAGAAAATCCCCTTTCCTAGTAAGCTTAAATGGATCGCTTTCCCAGAGCTCAAGAGGATCTGGGGGTTGGACGTCATAGTGGTTATATATCAATATACTTTTAGATCCAGATCCTATTTCTGCAAAAA is a window from the Sulfolobales archaeon genome containing:
- a CDS encoding M20/M25/M40 family metallo-hydrolase, whose translation is FAEIGSGSKSILIYNHYDVQPPDPLELWESDPFKLTRKGDFLFGRGVADNKGNIAARICALDALSPYLDTMDLKIKMLIEGEEEIGSPTIGKIVEDNKSWIRSDGGIWETGYVRRDGRLGITLGFKGMLYIEIILRGPSRDVHSGNAPLVPNPVWRMAKLLTLLKDENGKIYVPGFYDDIDPEFIRLGEELIRKMDLSELEEMARELGLREFVGGVKGYDALRKLYLEPSLNVSGLYSGYTGKGSKTIVPSIAGAKIDIRPVPGQDPEKILDRLKRYIAEKGFGDAEIVVHSMYRSGYTSPHEKIVKASIEAAVEAYGREPSVSPLSGGSGPIYYFTDIAKTPMTGSGVGYYGSRAHAPNENIRIQDFVNGIKHVALTIIRFSSMES